A region from the Drosophila mauritiana strain mau12 chromosome 2L, ASM438214v1, whole genome shotgun sequence genome encodes:
- the LOC117145803 gene encoding uncharacterized protein LOC117145803, whose translation MGNVCSSGQKKKKDKDSASEKSDDSPPYQEADQKDTLISADSSAGDGKRAPLAAVEALPEVTPLPESNGNQAQVQKQPSTGPGGKPGGAEKDSNSTTPQGAQAPSDVANANPGAGNLSVLQGKPPPGRKIERDKKIVVYILADNSTEYKKHKRVVHSLYKHFKSKCQSRGFDFIIADVHDSEPETEPGNGNARKDFSRLQEAKRWTQTPLEAQGGHEEAANCLCEITRHSAGAYMIPVLFLGATLGTPMLPLTIESQDFTSVLGTASEEERLLLEKWYTIDNSYQPMCHRLHAQQVDPYSSQVNGELNELLAVLLRLFSDDVKDSYLTTVVEQEINNTVLMSQELAKRCIWIQTGSQVARPSENASPLELEVQRRLSHVYSGLKSQLSEKNLIRLLPTMSILDEELSAVIESLLDKTLAGIFEEHQQKNSIPYNTLGVDRVLLEELRLVGHYSKLLAQNSANFDIMNDVKRYIRDSTAQPLVVSGARGSGKSVLVSKIMENVHRWKPEAQLILRYANLSARSSDLTSLLGSMANQMSVLETGHQCQVPHTLEGYSRVIREILDRQQRFFVLIIDGVDELQRDELLDWLPQQLGSAKMILTVSELADEGDDVDGTEAGDSFDMLAALAQLGIPQRCFLRLRQFTERQWHDILSSGGGDFYAANGALKLPDDWKTLHGKTPYHAKSLWWLAWLGHVAQPISEIGDISSRILQVLESKFATDQVELLLLIVRLSPWGIRESDCLGVFQKMTQLEAQVAFKVWSKFCWLMGPMLLGLKNIRIADKSFGRAVLARYAQKQWLVHEALRDYFDRQDSEFKGSQGANTYNYQKYLKLPYHHFCAVIEDNPAPHKIDILFNCFYFTDLQWIANKVHATGPEHLLNDILQAEWLAKSGGENCPTAYVHISFLKQFLEQYLHELSYDGQQFYTLMKYYLKTRFREAPELKDDEKIRSWWEYTNELEFAFLEILNADLDAENGNQSEQEKPSEDAVSSSVPVKGYDVLMNLPQPGCYVASMCTDRAEICIWDVKNCCRIRELQGIQQPTAMCPVGNYEAAVLCRREIRVINLDEGKFKVTLKGVMNQKMPYFGLHDQNHLVCLSRNRMYVNLMNLESGDCVTTFKAGEDRFLNSLLVSGDGRILVCGDETQKPFPLLVWHLSQRKLLYDLRIPHHDFITSLSAITHEGSYVCVVAKELNEPTTPNFIVVYDLQSGTLFKKWKPACNTVSLAISQVNACVIAGLEDAKILIWDLVTGNCKSTLIGHNAPVTFLKLDPLGKVLLSYDKEGRDSAVRMWELNSAKSLAVFKPPAQVSTCEILPNGAFVVLALKDRNSLLTLALKNYGGGSGALDDDCGTLYGNPDNQHKVFDLSN comes from the exons ATGGGCAACGTGTGCAGTTCCGGCCAGAAGAAAAAGAAGGACAAGGACAGTGCCTCCGAAAAGTCAGATGA CTCGCCTCCCTACCAGGAGGCGGATCAGAAGGACACCCTGATCTCCGCCGACTCGAGTGCTGGTGATGGAAAGCGGGCACCTTTGGCCGCCGTGGAGGCACTTCCGGAGGTGACACCGCTGCCGGAGTCCAACGGCAACCAGGCGCAGGTCCAGAAGCAGCCGTCAACGGGACCGGGAGGCAAGCCAGGTGGAGCAGAGAAGG ATTCAAACAGCACCACTCCGCAGGGGGCGCAGGCGCCCAGTGACGTGGCCAATGCCAATCCCGGTGCCGGAAACCTGAGCGTGCTGCAGGGCAAGCCGCCGCCCGGCCGCAAGATTGAGCGGGACAAGAAGATCGTGGTCTACATCCTGGCGGACAACAGCACCGAGTACAAGAAGCACAAGCGGGTCGTGCACAGCCTGTACAAGCATTTCAAGAGCAAGTGCCAAAGCCGTGGCTTTGACTTCATCATCGCCGATGTCCACGACAGCGAGCCGGAGACGGAGCCGGGCAATGGCAATGCCCGCAAGGATTTCTCCCGCCTGCAGGAGGCGAAGCGCTGGACCCAAACGCCACTGGAGGCGCAGGGCGGTCACGAGGAAGCGGCCAACTGCCTGTGCGAGATCACGCGCCACTCGGCCGGAGCGTACATGATCCCCGTTCTGTTCTTGGGCGCCACCCTGGGCACTCCGATGCTGCCGCTGACCATCGAGAGCCAGGACTTCACCTCGGTGCTGGGCACCGCTAGCGAGGAAGAGCGTCTGCTCCTGGAAAAATGGTACACCATTGACAACTCGTACCAGCCGATGTGCCACCGACTCCATGCCCAACAGGTGGATCCCTACTCCAGTCAGGTGAACGGAGAGCTCAACGAGCTGCTGGCCGTCCTCTTGCGTCTCTTCTCCGACGACGTCAAGGACTCGTATCTAACCACCGTGGTGGAGCAGGAGATCAATAACACGGTGCTGATGAGCCAGgagctggccaagcgctgTATCTGGATCCAGACCGGCAGCCAGGTGGCACGGCCGTCGGAGAATGCCAGCCCCTTGGAGCTAGAGGTGCAGCGGAGACTCAGTCATGTGTACTCCGGTCTCAAGAGCCAGTTGAGCGAGAAAAACCTCATCCGTCTGCTGCCCACGATGAGCATCCTGGACGAGGAGTTGTCGGCGGTGATCGAGAGTCTGCTGGACAAGACGCTGGCCGGCATCTTCGAGGAGCACCAGCAGAAGAACAGCATCCCCTACAATACGCTGGGCGTGGACCGGGTGCTGCTCGAGGAGCTTCGTCTGGTGGGCCACTACTCCAAACTCCTGGCACAGAACTCGGCCAACTTCGACATCATGAACGACGTGAAGCGCTACATCCGCGACAGCACCGCCCAACCGCTGGTCGTGTCCGGGGCACGGGGAAGTGGTAAGAGTGTCCTGGTCTCCAAGATCATGGAGAATGTCCACCGCTGGAAGCCGGAGGCACAGCTCATACTGAG ATACGCCAATCTCAGTGCCCGCTCATCGGATCTCACCTCATTGCTGGGCTCAATGGCCAACCAGATGTCAGTCCTGGAGACGGGACATCAGTGCCAAGTGCCACAC ACACTAGAGGGTTATTCTCGGGTGATTCGAGAGATCCTTGACCGGCAACAGCGCTTCTTCGTGCTGATCATCGACGGCGTGGACGAACTGCAGCGGGATGAGCTGCTCGACTGGCTCCCCCAGCAGCTGGGCAGCGCCAAAATGATCCTCACCGTGAGCGAGCTGGCGGATGAGGGGGACGACGTGGACGGGACGGAGGCTGGGGACTCCTTTGATATGCTAGCCGCGCTGGCGCAGTTGGGCATACCACAGCGGTGCTTCCTGCGACTGCGACAATTCACGGAACGCCAGTGGCACGACATCCTTAGCTCGGGCGGCGGTGACTTCTACGCGGCCAATGGGGCACTGAAGTTGCCCGACGACTGGAAGACGCTGCACGGGAAGACGCCCTACCACGCCAAGTCCTTGTGGTGGCTGGCCTGGCTGGGGCATGTGGCTCAGCCGATCAGCGAGATCGGCGACATCTCCAGCCGGATACTTCAGGTCCTGGAGTCCAAGTTCGCCACCGATCAGGtggaactgctgctgctgatcgTCCGCCTGTCGCCGTGGGGCATCCGGGAGAGCGACTGCCTGGGCGTGTTCCAGAAGATGACCCAGCTGGAGGCGCAGGTCGCCTTCAAGGTCTGGTCCAAGTTCTGCTGGCTGATGGGACCAATGCTGTTAGGTCTTAAGAATATTAGGATAGCGGACAAGAGCTTTGGACGAGCGGTCCTGGCGAGGTACGCGCAGAAGCAGTGGCTGGTACATGAAGCGCTGCGGGACTACTTCGACCGGCAGGACAGCGAGTTCAAGGGTAGCCAGGGTGCCAACAC CTACAATTACCAAAAGTACTTAAAACTGCCTTATCATCATTTCTGTGCCGTGATCGAGGACAATCCGGCGCCTCACAAGATCGACATACTCTTCAACTGCTTTTACTTTACGGACCTCCAGTGGATCGCCAATAAGGTGCACGCCACGGGACCGGAGCACCTGCTGAACGACATCCTGCAGGCGGAGTGGCTGGCAAAGTCCGGCGGCGAGAACTGCCCCACCGCTTACGTGCACATCAGTTTCCTGAAGCAATTCCTCGAGCAGTATCTCCACGAGCTGAGCTACGATGGCCAGCAGTTCTACACGCTGATGAAGTACTATCTAAAGACGCGCTTCAGGGAGGCACCCGAGCTCAAGGACGACGAGAAGATACGCTCGTGGTGGGAGTACACCAATGAGCTCGAGTTTGCCTTCCTCGAGATTCTAAACGCGGACTTGGACGCGGAGAACGGCAATCAGTCGGAGCAGGAGAAGCCGTCGGAGGACGCAGTCTCATCCTCGGTCCCCGTTAAGGGCTACGATGTCCTAATGAATCTGCCACAGCCCGGATGCTATGTGGCTTCGATGTGCACGGACCGAGCTGAGATCTGCATATGGGACGTGAAGAATTGCTGCCGAATCCGGGAGCTACAGGGCATCCAGCAGCCGACGGCGATGTGTCCCGTGGGAAACTATGAGGCAGCAGTCCTGTGTCGCCGCGAGATTCGCGTCATCAATCTGGACGAGGGAAAGTTCAAG GTCACTCTCAAAGGCGTAATGAACCAGAAAATGCCGTATTTCGGTCTGCACGATCAGAATCACTTGGTCTGCCTGTCGCGCAACCGGATGTATGTGAATCTGATGAATCTGGAGTCGGGCGATTGTGTGACCACCTTCAAGGCAGGTGAAGATCGCTTCCTAAATTCCCTGTTGGTCTCTGGAGATGGAAG GATCTTGGTTTGCGGCGATGAGACCCAGAAGCCTTTCCCACTGCTAGTTTGGCACCTTTCGCAGCGAAAGCTGCTCTATGACCTCCGAATCCCGCACCACGACTTCATCACCTCCCTCTCCGCGATCACCCACGAGGGCTCCTATGTTTGCGTGGTAGCCAAAGAGCTGAACGAGCCGACGACGCCCAACTTCATTGTGGTATACGACCTACAGAGCGGCACTCTGTTCAAGAAGTGGAAGCCCGCCTGCAACACAGTTTCCCTGGCCATCTCCCAGGTGAACGCTTGCGTCATCGCCGGCCTAGAAGATGCCAAAATCCTAATCTGGGACCTGGTCACGGGCAACTGCAAGAGCACCTTGATCGGCCACAATGCACCGGTAACGTTCTTGAAGCTGGATCCATTGGGAAAGGTGCTGCTCTCCTACGATAAGGAGGGGCGTGACTCGGCCGTCCGCATGTGGGAGTTGAATTCGG CCAAGTCCCTGGCCGTGTTTAAGCCACCGGCGCAAGTGAGCACTTGTGAGATTCTGCCAAACGGAGCCTTCGTGGTGCTGGCTCTCAAGGATCGCAACTCCTTGCTGACCCTGGCTTTGAAGAACTACGGCGGAGGATCGGGCGCCCTCGACGATGACTGTGGCACTCTTTACGGCAATCCAGACAACCAGCACAAAGTTTTCGACTTGAgtaattaa
- the LOC117144579 gene encoding centrosomal protein of 104 kDa isoform X2: protein MAKKIPFNVVFASDEDVNFPASELNNHGPTVHGWRSAPNGSLTSHDIILRFQQPAKIYRIQLLAHQYLIPEKVELWLHYSPKSLPSTPSSQYFDFLGFVALADNANTNYKSRELQSVTVCPRRGTHLKLRLIGVQGNDYNDTGQISLLAVNVLGEDLDVGPNNGNGEEHLSNEAPPLDTATGELALASICDDLLFSMYVEESIVQTIRELEQRKILAVNSERFEYARKLKLCMTALRTAGERLGRYALAKRQAVQQEDFTTARLRKEQIEMYRAAVLRQLQVHQLLEPQGVTLSSNDQSCEIYAGGKPSLPSAPSLQDVAQALAEATFSPKSMTSLSLEDKSSTDGSQPGNDNTVTTPAPAPAPTPAPTSLQATPTPTLGGWRKSHDELPQSPRLPSRHSSPMSSRQGSLRRRNKSVPRNSYEDYEERAIPTLRQECQGNALLEADPNRGRSRLNDRERRQAALPILVFGNELVEQFYSRQFQDREDGLMRLRNFLKEHDLLEPSSNEHAASPNKVARSAALLLHRAVRDAVYSVFSQATETVRMLFLEYVPGRVSPNEVARCVDRLLPELLAKSGDPSARLHTLAQHTILSIAACPEVAEQHLVAPALSRSVGSGTHQRLAMSRLQMLEQLVHTQGISTDKHSGLTCRALSECGCSGIHHPAEPVRKVAERILLLVYKVNPRLVRKQLPPDDDITRRNLLYRQLFTEFDKLDLDRKQELLEASKYGGGHSSGDAATPPADKASTSSDASRLMNSRSGHSLGPMASSSNGYASCNGKQQYNEQLKRSMLSVSNSRKGSASNSESTEDNTPKIRCPFCDWSCAGSDATQLDRHYWKACPFLTKCPQCSQVLEVAALNYHLTTECDAKESYVVCVRCTESVHKQLYELHQMEDYCRELKTGAARCPLCHDDVHLPQDGGWKLHLLSAGGCPGNIRKRNLKKSN, encoded by the exons ATGGCTAAGAAAATTCCTTTTAACGTGGTGTTCGCCTCAG ACGAGGATGTTAACTTTCCGGCTAGCGAGTTAAACAATCACGGCCCAACAGTTCACGGATGGCGAAGTGCTCCGAACGGCAGCCTCACCTCACATGACATCATCCTCCGATTCCAGCAGCCGGCCAAGATCTATCGCATCCAGCTCCTGGCACACCAGTATCTTATAC CTGAGAAAGTGGAACTCTGGCTCCACTACTCGCCCAAATCCCTGCCCAGCACTCCATCCTCGCAGTACTTCGACTTTTTGGGTTTTGTTGCCCTGGCGGATAATGCCAACACGAACTACAAGTCCCGGGAGCTGCAGAGCGTCACCGTGTGTCCACGCAGGGGCACTCATCTCAAGCTGCGTCTGATTGGCGTCCAAGGAAACGACTACAATGACACAGGCCAGATTTCCCTACTAGCGGTAAATGTCCTGGGCGAGGATCTGGACGTGGGGCCAAATAATGGCAACGGAGAGGAGCACTTGTCCAACGAGGCCCCGCCGTTGGACACGGCCACCGGAGAACTGGCCCTGGCCTCCATCTGTGATGACCTGCTTTTCTCCATGTACGTGGAGGAGTCAATAGTGCAGACCATCCGAGAATTGGAGCAGCGGAAGATTTTGGCCGTTAACTCCGAAAGATTCGAGTACGCCCGCAAACTGAAGCTATGCATGACAGCTTTAAGGACTGCCGGAGAACGTTTGGGGCGCTATGCTCTGGCCAAGAGGCAGGCTGTTCAGCAGGAGGACTTTACCACGGCCAGGCTACGCAAGGAGCAGATCGAGATGTACCGGGCGGCAGTACTTCGTCAATTGCAGGTGCATCAGCTTCTGGAACCGCAGGGTGTGACCTTAAGCTCCAATGACCAAAGTTGCGAGATCTATGCGGGTGGGAAGCCCAGTCTGCCTTCGGCTCCTAGCCTGCAGGATGTGGCACAGGCACTCGCGGAAGCCACCTTCAGTCCTAAGAGCATGACGAGTCTCAGCTTGGAGGACAAATCCTCGACAGATGGCTCCCAGCCTGGTAACGACAATACGGTGACAACTCCGGCGCCTGCTCCAGCACCGACTCCTGCGCCCACCTCTTTGcaggccacgcccactcccacGCTGGGGGGCTGGCGGAAGTCCCACGACGAGCTGCCGCAGTCGCCACGTCTGCCCTCAAGGCACAGCTCACCAATGTCCAGCCGACAGGGATCGCTGCGCAGACGCAACAAGAGCGTTCCACGAAACTCCTATGAAGACTACGAGGAGCGGGCCATTCCCACGCTGCGACA GGAGTGCCAAGGCAACGCGCTACTGGAAGCGGATCCGAACCGTGGACGTTCGCGACTGAACGACCGCGAACGTCGCCAGGCAGCGCTTCCCATCCTGGTCTTCGGCAATGAGCTG GTGGAGCAGTTCTATTCGCGTCAGTTTCAGGACCGCGAGGATGGCTTGATGCGTCTGCGTAACTTCCTAAAGGAGCACGACCTGCTGGAGCCGTCGAGCAACGAGCACGCTGCCAGTCCCAACAAAGTGGCCCGCAGCGCCGCCCTTCTGCTGCATCGCGCTGTAAGGGATGCCGTTTACTCCGTGTTTAGCCAAGCTACTGAGACGGTACGCATGCTGTTCCTAGAGTATGTGCCCGGTCGAGTTTCGCCCAACGAGGTGGCACGTTGCGTGGACCGCCTGCTGCCCGAATTGCTGGCCAAGTCCGGTGATCCATCTGCTCGATTGCACACTCTGGCCCAGCACACGATCCTCAGCATTGCTGCCTGTCCAGAGGTGGCGGAGCAGCACCTGGTTGCGCCGGCACTATCCCGAAGCGTTGGATCCGGAACCCACCAGCGACTGGCAATGAGTCGGCTGCAGATGCTGGAGCAGCTGGTGCACACTCAGGGCATCAGCACAGACAAGCATAGTGGACTCACCTGCAGGGCATTGTCCGAGTGCGGCTGTTCCGGCATCCATCATCCAGCGGAGCCTGTGCGAAAGGTGGCCGAGCGCATCCTGCTGCTCGTCTACAAGGTGAATCCGCGACTGGTGCGCAAGCAGTTGCCTCCGGATGACGACATCACGCGTCGCAACCTTTTGTACCGCCAACTCTTCACCGAATTCGACAAGTTGGATCTGGACCGCAAGCAGGAGCTGCTGGAGGCTAGCAAGTATGGCGGGGGTCACAGCTCGGGCGATGCGGCAACGCCACCGGCGGACAAGGCGTCCACCAGCTCAGATGCCTCTCGTCTGATGAATAGCCGCAGTGGTCATAGCCTGGGCCCAATGGCCAGCTCCAGTAATGGATATGCCAGCTGCAATGGAAAGCAGCAGTACAATGAGCAGCTCAAGCGCTCCATGCTATCCGTGAGCAACTCGCGCAAGGGATCCGCTTCCAACTCGGAGTCCACTGAAGACAACACACCCAAAAT ACGTTGCCCCTTTTGCGACTGGTCGTGTGCCGGCAGTGACGCGACTCAGTTGGACCGACACTACTGGAAGGCGTGTCCTTTCCTCACCAAGTGCCCACAATGCAGTCAAGTGCTGGAGGTAGCTGCTCTGAACTACCACCTGACAA CGGAATGCGATGCCAAGGAGAGCTACGTGGTCTGTGTCCGCTGCACTGAATCGGTGCACAAGCAGCTATATGAACTGCATCAGATGGAGGACTATTGTCGGG AACTGAAAACGGGTGCTGCTCGATGTCCCCTTTGTCATGACGATGTTCACCTGCCCCAAGACGGCGGCTGGAAATTGCATCTCCTCAGCGCCGGCGGCTGTCCCGGGAATATACGCAAGAGGAATCTCAAGAAGTCAAATTAG
- the LOC117144579 gene encoding centrosomal protein of 104 kDa isoform X1, producing MAKKIPFNVVFASDEDVNFPASELNNHGPTVHGWRSAPNGSLTSHDIILRFQQPAKIYRIQLLAHQYLIPEKVELWLHYSPKSLPSTPSSQYFDFLGFVALADNANTNYKSRELQSVTVCPRRGTHLKLRLIGVQGNDYNDTGQISLLAVNVLGEDLDVGPNNGNGEEHLSNEAPPLDTATGELALASICDDLLFSMYVEESIVQTIRELEQRKILAVNSERFEYARKLKLCMTALRTAGERLGRYALAKRQAVQQEDFTTARLRKEQIEMYRAAVLRQLQVHQLLEPQGVTLSSNDQSCEIYAGGKPSLPSAPSLQDVAQALAEATFSPKSMTSLSLEDKSSTDGSQPGNDNTVTTPAPAPAPTPAPTSLQATPTPTLGGWRKSHDELPQSPRLPSRHSSPMSSRQGSLRRRNKSVPRNSYEDYEERAIPTLRHSNTNEFLRECQGNALLEADPNRGRSRLNDRERRQAALPILVFGNELVEQFYSRQFQDREDGLMRLRNFLKEHDLLEPSSNEHAASPNKVARSAALLLHRAVRDAVYSVFSQATETVRMLFLEYVPGRVSPNEVARCVDRLLPELLAKSGDPSARLHTLAQHTILSIAACPEVAEQHLVAPALSRSVGSGTHQRLAMSRLQMLEQLVHTQGISTDKHSGLTCRALSECGCSGIHHPAEPVRKVAERILLLVYKVNPRLVRKQLPPDDDITRRNLLYRQLFTEFDKLDLDRKQELLEASKYGGGHSSGDAATPPADKASTSSDASRLMNSRSGHSLGPMASSSNGYASCNGKQQYNEQLKRSMLSVSNSRKGSASNSESTEDNTPKIRCPFCDWSCAGSDATQLDRHYWKACPFLTKCPQCSQVLEVAALNYHLTTECDAKESYVVCVRCTESVHKQLYELHQMEDYCRELKTGAARCPLCHDDVHLPQDGGWKLHLLSAGGCPGNIRKRNLKKSN from the exons ATGGCTAAGAAAATTCCTTTTAACGTGGTGTTCGCCTCAG ACGAGGATGTTAACTTTCCGGCTAGCGAGTTAAACAATCACGGCCCAACAGTTCACGGATGGCGAAGTGCTCCGAACGGCAGCCTCACCTCACATGACATCATCCTCCGATTCCAGCAGCCGGCCAAGATCTATCGCATCCAGCTCCTGGCACACCAGTATCTTATAC CTGAGAAAGTGGAACTCTGGCTCCACTACTCGCCCAAATCCCTGCCCAGCACTCCATCCTCGCAGTACTTCGACTTTTTGGGTTTTGTTGCCCTGGCGGATAATGCCAACACGAACTACAAGTCCCGGGAGCTGCAGAGCGTCACCGTGTGTCCACGCAGGGGCACTCATCTCAAGCTGCGTCTGATTGGCGTCCAAGGAAACGACTACAATGACACAGGCCAGATTTCCCTACTAGCGGTAAATGTCCTGGGCGAGGATCTGGACGTGGGGCCAAATAATGGCAACGGAGAGGAGCACTTGTCCAACGAGGCCCCGCCGTTGGACACGGCCACCGGAGAACTGGCCCTGGCCTCCATCTGTGATGACCTGCTTTTCTCCATGTACGTGGAGGAGTCAATAGTGCAGACCATCCGAGAATTGGAGCAGCGGAAGATTTTGGCCGTTAACTCCGAAAGATTCGAGTACGCCCGCAAACTGAAGCTATGCATGACAGCTTTAAGGACTGCCGGAGAACGTTTGGGGCGCTATGCTCTGGCCAAGAGGCAGGCTGTTCAGCAGGAGGACTTTACCACGGCCAGGCTACGCAAGGAGCAGATCGAGATGTACCGGGCGGCAGTACTTCGTCAATTGCAGGTGCATCAGCTTCTGGAACCGCAGGGTGTGACCTTAAGCTCCAATGACCAAAGTTGCGAGATCTATGCGGGTGGGAAGCCCAGTCTGCCTTCGGCTCCTAGCCTGCAGGATGTGGCACAGGCACTCGCGGAAGCCACCTTCAGTCCTAAGAGCATGACGAGTCTCAGCTTGGAGGACAAATCCTCGACAGATGGCTCCCAGCCTGGTAACGACAATACGGTGACAACTCCGGCGCCTGCTCCAGCACCGACTCCTGCGCCCACCTCTTTGcaggccacgcccactcccacGCTGGGGGGCTGGCGGAAGTCCCACGACGAGCTGCCGCAGTCGCCACGTCTGCCCTCAAGGCACAGCTCACCAATGTCCAGCCGACAGGGATCGCTGCGCAGACGCAACAAGAGCGTTCCACGAAACTCCTATGAAGACTACGAGGAGCGGGCCATTCCCACGCTGCGACA TTCAAATACTAATGAATTTTTAAGGGAGTGCCAAGGCAACGCGCTACTGGAAGCGGATCCGAACCGTGGACGTTCGCGACTGAACGACCGCGAACGTCGCCAGGCAGCGCTTCCCATCCTGGTCTTCGGCAATGAGCTG GTGGAGCAGTTCTATTCGCGTCAGTTTCAGGACCGCGAGGATGGCTTGATGCGTCTGCGTAACTTCCTAAAGGAGCACGACCTGCTGGAGCCGTCGAGCAACGAGCACGCTGCCAGTCCCAACAAAGTGGCCCGCAGCGCCGCCCTTCTGCTGCATCGCGCTGTAAGGGATGCCGTTTACTCCGTGTTTAGCCAAGCTACTGAGACGGTACGCATGCTGTTCCTAGAGTATGTGCCCGGTCGAGTTTCGCCCAACGAGGTGGCACGTTGCGTGGACCGCCTGCTGCCCGAATTGCTGGCCAAGTCCGGTGATCCATCTGCTCGATTGCACACTCTGGCCCAGCACACGATCCTCAGCATTGCTGCCTGTCCAGAGGTGGCGGAGCAGCACCTGGTTGCGCCGGCACTATCCCGAAGCGTTGGATCCGGAACCCACCAGCGACTGGCAATGAGTCGGCTGCAGATGCTGGAGCAGCTGGTGCACACTCAGGGCATCAGCACAGACAAGCATAGTGGACTCACCTGCAGGGCATTGTCCGAGTGCGGCTGTTCCGGCATCCATCATCCAGCGGAGCCTGTGCGAAAGGTGGCCGAGCGCATCCTGCTGCTCGTCTACAAGGTGAATCCGCGACTGGTGCGCAAGCAGTTGCCTCCGGATGACGACATCACGCGTCGCAACCTTTTGTACCGCCAACTCTTCACCGAATTCGACAAGTTGGATCTGGACCGCAAGCAGGAGCTGCTGGAGGCTAGCAAGTATGGCGGGGGTCACAGCTCGGGCGATGCGGCAACGCCACCGGCGGACAAGGCGTCCACCAGCTCAGATGCCTCTCGTCTGATGAATAGCCGCAGTGGTCATAGCCTGGGCCCAATGGCCAGCTCCAGTAATGGATATGCCAGCTGCAATGGAAAGCAGCAGTACAATGAGCAGCTCAAGCGCTCCATGCTATCCGTGAGCAACTCGCGCAAGGGATCCGCTTCCAACTCGGAGTCCACTGAAGACAACACACCCAAAAT ACGTTGCCCCTTTTGCGACTGGTCGTGTGCCGGCAGTGACGCGACTCAGTTGGACCGACACTACTGGAAGGCGTGTCCTTTCCTCACCAAGTGCCCACAATGCAGTCAAGTGCTGGAGGTAGCTGCTCTGAACTACCACCTGACAA CGGAATGCGATGCCAAGGAGAGCTACGTGGTCTGTGTCCGCTGCACTGAATCGGTGCACAAGCAGCTATATGAACTGCATCAGATGGAGGACTATTGTCGGG AACTGAAAACGGGTGCTGCTCGATGTCCCCTTTGTCATGACGATGTTCACCTGCCCCAAGACGGCGGCTGGAAATTGCATCTCCTCAGCGCCGGCGGCTGTCCCGGGAATATACGCAAGAGGAATCTCAAGAAGTCAAATTAG
- the LOC117145812 gene encoding probable dolichol-phosphate mannosyltransferase, with product MPTNGHKYSILLPTYNEKDNLPIIIWLIVKYMKASGLEYEVIVIDDGSPDGTLDVAKDLQKIYGEDRIVLRPRGSKLGLGTAYIHGIKHATGDFIVIIDADLSHHPKFIPEFIKLQQEGNYDIVSGTRYAGNGGVFGWDFKRKLISRGANFLSQVLLRPNASDLTGSFRLYKKDVLEKCIASCVSKGYVFQMEMLVRARQHGYTIAEVPITFVDRIYGTSKLGGTEIIQFAKNLLYLFATT from the exons ATGCCAACAAATGGCCATAAATACAGCATTTTGCTGCCCACCTACAATGAAAAGGATAATTTACCCATTATAATATGGCTTATTGTGAAATACATGAAGGCAAG CGGCTTGGAATACGAGGTGATTGTGATTGATGATGGTAGTCCGGATGGAACACTGGACGTGGCCAAGGACTTGCAGAAGATCTACGGGGAGGACAGGATTGTGCTGAGACCACGTGGCTCCAAATTGGGACTCGGAACGGCCTACATACATGGCATCAAACATGCAACCGGCGACTTTATAGTTATCATCGATGCGGACTTGAGTCATCAT CCCAAATTTATTCCCGAGTTCATCAAGCTGCAACAGGAAGGCAACTATGACATTGTATCCGGCACTCGGTATGCCGGAAATGGAGGTGTGTTTGGCTGGGACTTCAAGCGCAAGCTAATCTCGCGCGGCGCCAACTTTTTGTCCCAGGTTCTTCTACGACCGAACGCCAGTGATTTGACCGGCTCCTTCAGGCTTTATAAGAAGGATGTACTGGAGAAATGCATTGCCAGCTGCGTGTCCAAGGGTTACGTGTTCCAAATGGAGATGCTCGTTCGGGCTAGACAGCACGGCTACACCATCGCCGAGGTGCCCATCACCTTCGTAGACCGCATTTATGGCACCTCCAAGCTCGGCGGGACCGAGATTATTCAGTTTGCCAAGAACCTTTTGTATCTGTTTGCGACCACATAA